In Pseudomonas grandcourensis, the DNA window ATTCGTCAGGTTGACGTTGGCGACTATCTTGCCAGCGGCACCATGATCGCTACCCTGCAAGACCTCAGTAGCCTGTATGTCGACTTTTTCGTGCCCGAGCAGTCGGTGCCGAAGATTGCGCTCGGCCAGCCAGTGAAGGTCATTGTCGCGGCGTATCCGACCCTGGAGTACCCCGGCACCATCAGTGCAATCAACCCTAAAGTCGAGAGCAGCACCCGTAACGTGCAGGTCCGCGCCACCCTGGCCAACCCCGATGGCAAGTTGATGCCAGGCATGTTCGCCAGCCTCCAGGTGCTCCTCCCCGACCCGCAGCCGCGCATCGTGGTGCCGGAAAGCGCGATTACCTACACGCTCTACGGCAACTCGGTGTATGTGGCCGTACCAAAGAAGGCCGAGGATGGCAGCCTGGTAAAGGACGACAAGGGCCAACCGGTGCTGATCGCCGAACGGCGTTTTGTCGAGACCGGTGAACGCCGCGACGGGCAAGTGATGATCACCAAAGGCGTGCAGAGCGGCGAGAAAGTGGTGACCGCCGGCCAGCTCAAACTGGATAACGGCTCACGCGTTGCCATCAGCGACGACAAGACCCTGACCGGGCAGAACAGCCCGCGACGCGCGGACTGATCAAGGAATCCCCATGGCTTTTACCGACCCGTTCATCCGCCGTCCGGTTCTCGCTACCGTGGTCAGCCTGTTGATCGTGCTGCTGGGCTTCCAGGCCTGGAGCAAGCTGCCGCTGCGCCAGTACCCGCAAATGGAAAACGCCCTGATCACGGTGACCACCGCCTACCCCGGGGCGAACGCCGAGACCATCCAGGGCTACATCACCCAACCGATGCAGCAAAGCCTGGCCAGCGCCGAGGGCATCGACTACATGACCTCGGTCAGTCGCCAGAATTTCTCGGTGATCTCGATCTACGCGCGCGTCGGCGCCAACAGCGACCGCCTGTTTACCGAGCTGCTGGCCAAGGCCAACGAGGTCAAGAACCAGCTGCCCCAGGACGCTGAAGACCCGGTGCTGAGCAAACAATCTGCCGATGCATCCGTGCTGATGTACATCAGCTACTTCAGCAAGGAGTTGAGCAACCCGCAGATTACCGATTACCTGTCACGGGTGATTCAGCCCAAGCTGGCGACCCTGCCCGGCATGGCCGAAGCCGAGATCCTCGGTAACCAGGTATTTGCCATGCGCCTGTGGCTGGACCCGATGAAGCTGGCGGGTTTCGGCCTCAGCGCCAGCGACGTGACCAACGCGGTGCGCCAGTACAACTTCCTTTCGGCCGCCGGCGAGGTGAAGGGCGAGTACGTGGTCACCAGCATCAACGCCAATACCGAACTCAAGTCCGCCGAAGCCTTCGGGGGGATTCCGCTCAAGGTCGATGGCGACAGCCGTGTGCTGCTACGTGATGTGGCGCGTGTGGAAATGGGTGCGGAAAACTACGACTCCATCAGCTCGTTCGGTGGCACCCCGTCGGTGTACATCGGCATCAAGGCGACGCCCGGCGCCAACCCGCTGGAAGTGATCAAGGAAGTGCGCAAGATCATGCCGGACCTTGAGGCCCAGCTACCGCCGAACCTGAAAGGTGAAATCGCCTACGACGCCACCCTGTTCATCCAGGCCTCGATCGACGAAGTGGTGAAGACCCTGTTCGAAGCGGTGCTGATCGTGATCGTGGTGGTGTTCCTGTTCCTCGGTGCCCTGCGCTCGGTGGTGATCCCGGTGGTGACCATCCCGCTGTCGATGATCGGCGTCATGTTCTTCATGCAAATGATGGGGTACTCGATCAACCTGCTCACCCTGCTGGCGATGGTATTGGCCATCGGCCTGGTGGTGGACGATGCCATCGTGGTGGTGGAAAACATTCACCGTCACATCGAGGAAGGCAAGACACCGCTCGAGGCCGCCATTGAAGGCGCCCGGGAAATCGCCATGCCGGTGGTTTCGATGACCATTACCTTGGCGGCGGTGTACGCACCGATCGGTTTTCTGACCGGCCTGACCGGGGCGCTGTTCAAGGAGTTCGCCCTGACCCTGGCCGGTGCGGTGGTGATTTCCGGTATCGTCGCCCTGACCCTGTCGCCGATGATGTGTGCGTTTCTGCTGCGCCACGACGAGAACCCCAGCGGCCTGTCCCATCGCCTGGACATGATTTTCGAACGCCTCAAGCGTCGCTACCAGAGCCTGCTTCACGGCACCCTCAACACCCGGCCGGTGGTGCTGGTGTTCGCCGTGATCGTGTTGTGCCTGATTCCGGTCCTTCTCAATTTCACCAAATCGGAACTGGCGCCGGATGAGGACCAAGGCATCATTTTCATGATTGCCAACGCCCCGCAACCGACCAACCTCGACTACCTGAATACCTACACCGACGAGTTCGTCTCGATCTTCAAGGCGTTTCCCGAGTACTACTCGTCATTCCAGATCAACGGTTTCAGCGGCGTGCAATCGGGCATCGGCGGTTTCCTGCTCAAGCCATGGGACGATCGCAGTCGCACGCAAATGGCGATCCTGCCCGAGGTGCAGGCCAAACTGGAAAAGATCCCGGGGTTGCAGATCTTCGGCTTCAACCTGCCGTCACTGCCGGGCACCGGCGAAGGTTTGCCGTTCCAGTTCGTCATCAATTCCGCCAACGATTACGAACTGCTGCTGCAAGTGGTCGACAGGGTAAAAAAACGTGCGAAGGAATCCGGCAAATTTGCGTTTGTCCACGTTGACCTGGCCTTCGACAAGCCGGAAGTGGTGGTGGATATCGACCGCGCCAAGGCTGCGCAGATGGGGGTTTCCATGCAGGATCTGGGGGGAACCCTGGCGACCCTGCTGGGCGAAGGCGAGATCAACCGATTCACCATTGAAGGTCGCAGCTACAAAGTCATTGCCCAGGTCGAGCGACCGTTCCGCGACAATCCGGACTGGCTGAACAATTACTACGTGAAAAACACCAAGGGCGAATTGCTGGCGTTGTCGACCCTGATCACCGTCACCGACCGTGCTCGACCGAGACAGCTGAACCAGTTCCAGCAACTCAATTCGGCCATCCTGTCCGGCGTGCCGCTGGTGAGCATGGGGGAAGCCGTCGACCTCGTGCGTCAGATCGCCCGGGAAGAGGCACCCGCCGGTTTTGCCTTCGACTACGCCGGCGCATCGAGGCAGTACGTTCAGGAGGGCAGCGCCCTGTGGGTCACCTTTGCCCTGGCGCTGGCGATCATTTTCCTGGTGCTGGCGGCCCAGTTCGAAAGCTTCCGCGACCCGCTGGTGATCCTGGTCACCGTGCCCCTGTCTATCTGCGGAGCATTGATTCCGCTGTTCCTGGGGTGGTCGAGCATGAACATCTATACCCAGGTCGGGCTGGTGACCTTGATCGGGCTGATCAGCAAGCACGGCATCCTGATCGTCGAGTTCGCCAACCAACTACGCAAGGACAAGGGCCTGACCGCACGGGAAGCGGTGGAAGAAGCGGCGGCCATCCGGCTGCGGCCGGTCTTGATGACCACGGCGGCGATGGTGTTCGGCATGGTGCCATTGATCATTGCCAGCGGCGCTGGCGCGGTCAGCCGGTTCGACATCGGTACGGTCATCGCGACAGGTATGTCGATCGGGACGTTGTTCACCCTGTTTGTGTTGCCCTGTGTCTACACGTTTCTGGCTAAACCGGATAAATCCTGATGCAGAAAAACCTGTGGGAGCGTTGAAACCTGGATTCGGGCAATAAAAAAGGCCTCGCATCAGCGAGGCCTTTCATTTTGGCTTCAATCGGTTCAACTCTGCGGCCTCAATCCCTGAGTAAGTCCGAACATGAACAGCAACAAGTCATGATCGGGTCGAGTGGCCACGGATGCTTTGGCAACCCGTGGCAACGGACAATGTTCTTCTGCGTTTATCGAGCTGAGAACCTGGGGGCGTGGCTGCTCCCAGGTTGCCATCGCGATCGATGCAACTGCCAAGGCTCCTACCAGAAACAAACCTCGTGCAATTTCGAGTTTCATCGCTATAAACCCTTGATAGCGCTGCCAAACGCCGTCTCATAAAAGTAGATGAGTTTTTTCCAGTCTGCGTCGCTGAACGACGAGTGGCGACGCAACTGCTTCAAGTCATGGACAGCTGCGCGATTGGCGGTCAAACGCTGTCGAGCTTTCTCCAGATCGATCAGGGCTACTTCGACCTTGGCCGTCTCCCCCTCACCGGTCACGCGAACGAATACGTGCTTGTCGTAAAGGCAACCGTGCTGCCAGCGACCTTTGTGCATGCGAGCCAGGTTTTCAGCCAGGTCCTTGAGCACTCGTTCGTGTATGGCTTCCCCATGACGCTCGCGACCGCCACCGGCGTACCAGCGATCGATTTCCTCGTAGCCGTCCAGCGACTTGGTGACCAGCAAGGCACGCCACTTGTGTACAGGATCGCGCTGTGCGCCACAGAAAACGATTTCCGGAACCCGTACGCCAAGCGCGGTCACACCGATGAGCGCAGCATGCTCGCGCATTACCGTCGGCCGCCCGAAAGGGTGCTGCAAGCTACGATGGATATGCCCGGTCTGGCGCTTGACGTAGAGCAGTTGACCATCGCTGCCCATCAGGCGTTGAACGCCGCTTTCCCCACCGCGACGAACGTTGGGTTCTTCTACCCATTCACCGCGCTGATTCCAGAAGTAATCGAAGCGGTCCTGGGGAACGACTTCCGTTTCTGCTGCATACTGCACTGCCATCCTGTTACCTCTTGCGTAATACGTAAACTCGCCACATCGCATAGAGCGGCAAAAAGTCCAGTTGTTCCTGGATGCGGAAACCCGCCTGCTCAAATTCCTTTTCTACGGTAGCGGCCGGTAACACAAACCGGTTTTGGTAACCTTCCTGCCCACGGGTTTTCTCCGAACGCCTGCGTTTCCAAGCCTTGAAGTTGCCATCAACCCACAGCGAAATGATCACGCTGT includes these proteins:
- a CDS encoding multidrug efflux RND transporter permease subunit, with the translated sequence MAFTDPFIRRPVLATVVSLLIVLLGFQAWSKLPLRQYPQMENALITVTTAYPGANAETIQGYITQPMQQSLASAEGIDYMTSVSRQNFSVISIYARVGANSDRLFTELLAKANEVKNQLPQDAEDPVLSKQSADASVLMYISYFSKELSNPQITDYLSRVIQPKLATLPGMAEAEILGNQVFAMRLWLDPMKLAGFGLSASDVTNAVRQYNFLSAAGEVKGEYVVTSINANTELKSAEAFGGIPLKVDGDSRVLLRDVARVEMGAENYDSISSFGGTPSVYIGIKATPGANPLEVIKEVRKIMPDLEAQLPPNLKGEIAYDATLFIQASIDEVVKTLFEAVLIVIVVVFLFLGALRSVVIPVVTIPLSMIGVMFFMQMMGYSINLLTLLAMVLAIGLVVDDAIVVVENIHRHIEEGKTPLEAAIEGAREIAMPVVSMTITLAAVYAPIGFLTGLTGALFKEFALTLAGAVVISGIVALTLSPMMCAFLLRHDENPSGLSHRLDMIFERLKRRYQSLLHGTLNTRPVVLVFAVIVLCLIPVLLNFTKSELAPDEDQGIIFMIANAPQPTNLDYLNTYTDEFVSIFKAFPEYYSSFQINGFSGVQSGIGGFLLKPWDDRSRTQMAILPEVQAKLEKIPGLQIFGFNLPSLPGTGEGLPFQFVINSANDYELLLQVVDRVKKRAKESGKFAFVHVDLAFDKPEVVVDIDRAKAAQMGVSMQDLGGTLATLLGEGEINRFTIEGRSYKVIAQVERPFRDNPDWLNNYYVKNTKGELLALSTLITVTDRARPRQLNQFQQLNSAILSGVPLVSMGEAVDLVRQIAREEAPAGFAFDYAGASRQYVQEGSALWVTFALALAIIFLVLAAQFESFRDPLVILVTVPLSICGALIPLFLGWSSMNIYTQVGLVTLIGLISKHGILIVEFANQLRKDKGLTAREAVEEAAAIRLRPVLMTTAAMVFGMVPLIIASGAGAVSRFDIGTVIATGMSIGTLFTLFVLPCVYTFLAKPDKS
- a CDS encoding lipopolysaccharide kinase InaA family protein encodes the protein MAVQYAAETEVVPQDRFDYFWNQRGEWVEEPNVRRGGESGVQRLMGSDGQLLYVKRQTGHIHRSLQHPFGRPTVMREHAALIGVTALGVRVPEIVFCGAQRDPVHKWRALLVTKSLDGYEEIDRWYAGGGRERHGEAIHERVLKDLAENLARMHKGRWQHGCLYDKHVFVRVTGEGETAKVEVALIDLEKARQRLTANRAAVHDLKQLRRHSSFSDADWKKLIYFYETAFGSAIKGL
- a CDS encoding efflux RND transporter periplasmic adaptor subunit, which produces MLRRRMLIMLGVVLLIVLVLAAYKAFSIYTMVQGFSAPRPAISVAVATATERPWQARLPTVGTLKALQGVDLSLETDGTVIDLQFESGQKVKAGQPLLRLDSAVESALLETAQADLGLAQLDYGRGSQLVGSQAISKGEFDRLSAVLKKSKATVNQLKAALGKKSIVAPFSGTIGIRQVDVGDYLASGTMIATLQDLSSLYVDFFVPEQSVPKIALGQPVKVIVAAYPTLEYPGTISAINPKVESSTRNVQVRATLANPDGKLMPGMFASLQVLLPDPQPRIVVPESAITYTLYGNSVYVAVPKKAEDGSLVKDDKGQPVLIAERRFVETGERRDGQVMITKGVQSGEKVVTAGQLKLDNGSRVAISDDKTLTGQNSPRRAD